The following coding sequences lie in one Actinomyces capricornis genomic window:
- a CDS encoding FHA domain-containing protein, whose protein sequence is MTDSSNNVVWWAEGSWNGVITDRAVMLLPPSVPQDLTERLWWLLRSDEGSLTHALDELVMGMGGRLGAIPDFVLAVTTPDVLHMALRGEAEVEVDGRPVDAAGITTWFETTFTSPTSVVAKTPEKAGPILRPASDAVVCASRLIIKGGRDQTDDGEDEDPDRAGSPEPEHHSGVETGAESNEWTESTESAEDSPAAAVAAQPAESGAEAAAALALTGELPQTGPDTSADGDHAVDSAAEAPHAEATGLDESPETEADEVDEAIPGTTGTAEGRHGAEQSEDHGAAASPEPIAVEDEELRDQVRDHSTPGLEDPAAAAFLASDEAAGTGLDSEPEATPEVAGEARDLGEVDGAVLGEPGASPQAAEAFAAAFAEPQAVEESAEPVEPVEADSPAGAPSPLPVELPDFLVEDERREEPADGAAQLSGTEAWQAPGEPTAEELAFAASSSQEDPLASVPLGELPVEPQADPPASDLVPPPPPPGQGEDDGAGTLEGALEMEASPAGVGQNAVERPGDHDGRTIASLPEDLSKELRAELLNQGVTPDEPGDSPRGTRRDPVAAPIDGPEATDGTGRAPASAVLLQEAPRFGDHDGHTVAGLPEDLVGQLVSLIGGPEKEVEEALPVVTPAEPDAVRIVLSAVCGQGHPNPTNYTTCRECGAELNRPAKSVACPPLGQMVTSSGEAIALDRPVLVGRGPVASDVASVADVPVRTLQIPSPNQLVSRNHILIELDAWSVLAQDLGNCNGTILNRAGEPSVRLAASNPVLLRSGDVLDLGDGQTLTFENLP, encoded by the coding sequence ATGACCGACAGCTCGAACAACGTCGTGTGGTGGGCCGAGGGCTCATGGAACGGTGTCATTACCGACCGTGCCGTGATGCTGCTGCCCCCCTCGGTCCCCCAGGACCTGACGGAGCGCCTGTGGTGGCTGCTGCGTAGCGACGAAGGATCCCTGACCCACGCTCTGGACGAGCTGGTCATGGGCATGGGTGGGCGTCTGGGAGCGATCCCGGACTTCGTCCTGGCCGTGACCACGCCCGACGTCCTGCACATGGCCCTCCGCGGTGAGGCGGAGGTCGAGGTCGATGGCCGTCCCGTGGACGCCGCCGGGATCACCACGTGGTTTGAGACCACATTCACCTCCCCGACCTCGGTCGTGGCCAAGACCCCGGAGAAGGCCGGCCCCATCCTGCGCCCGGCCTCCGACGCCGTCGTCTGCGCCAGCCGCCTCATCATCAAGGGCGGCCGGGACCAGACCGACGACGGAGAGGACGAGGACCCCGATCGTGCCGGTTCCCCGGAACCTGAGCACCACAGCGGCGTCGAGACCGGCGCCGAGAGCAATGAGTGGACCGAGAGTACTGAGAGCGCCGAGGACTCCCCCGCAGCGGCAGTGGCCGCCCAGCCCGCGGAGAGTGGAGCCGAGGCCGCCGCGGCCCTCGCCCTGACCGGCGAGCTGCCCCAGACGGGTCCTGATACCAGTGCAGACGGCGACCATGCCGTCGATTCCGCAGCCGAGGCGCCCCACGCCGAGGCCACGGGGCTCGATGAGAGCCCCGAGACCGAGGCCGATGAGGTCGACGAGGCCATCCCTGGGACCACCGGGACTGCTGAGGGCCGGCACGGCGCTGAGCAGTCCGAGGACCACGGCGCCGCCGCATCCCCCGAGCCCATCGCGGTGGAGGACGAGGAGCTGCGGGACCAGGTCCGGGACCACAGCACCCCGGGCCTTGAGGACCCGGCCGCGGCCGCCTTCCTCGCCTCCGACGAGGCGGCCGGGACGGGGCTCGACTCTGAGCCCGAGGCGACCCCCGAGGTCGCCGGTGAGGCCCGCGACCTCGGCGAGGTCGATGGCGCCGTGCTGGGTGAGCCCGGCGCGAGCCCCCAGGCCGCCGAGGCCTTCGCGGCCGCCTTCGCCGAGCCGCAGGCCGTGGAGGAGTCGGCCGAGCCCGTGGAGCCGGTGGAGGCGGACTCACCGGCCGGTGCTCCGAGCCCTCTGCCCGTCGAGCTGCCCGACTTCCTCGTGGAGGACGAGCGGCGCGAGGAGCCCGCTGACGGTGCCGCCCAGCTGAGCGGCACCGAGGCGTGGCAGGCCCCCGGCGAGCCCACTGCCGAGGAGCTGGCCTTCGCGGCGAGCTCCTCGCAGGAGGACCCCCTGGCCTCCGTGCCCCTGGGCGAGCTCCCCGTGGAGCCGCAGGCCGATCCGCCGGCCTCGGACCTGGTGCCCCCGCCGCCCCCGCCCGGTCAGGGCGAGGACGACGGGGCCGGGACCCTGGAAGGGGCCCTGGAGATGGAGGCCTCCCCCGCGGGGGTGGGCCAGAACGCCGTCGAGCGCCCCGGGGACCACGATGGCCGGACCATCGCCAGCCTGCCGGAGGACCTGTCCAAGGAGCTGCGCGCCGAGTTGCTCAACCAGGGGGTCACCCCCGATGAGCCGGGGGACTCCCCCCGCGGCACCCGGCGCGACCCCGTGGCCGCGCCGATCGATGGCCCTGAGGCCACCGACGGCACGGGCAGGGCGCCGGCATCCGCGGTGCTGCTCCAGGAGGCCCCCCGCTTCGGCGACCACGACGGCCACACCGTCGCCGGTCTGCCCGAGGACCTGGTGGGCCAGCTGGTCAGCCTCATCGGAGGCCCCGAGAAGGAGGTCGAGGAGGCCCTGCCCGTGGTCACGCCCGCCGAGCCCGATGCCGTGCGCATCGTGCTCTCCGCGGTCTGCGGCCAGGGGCACCCCAACCCGACCAACTACACGACCTGCCGGGAGTGCGGGGCCGAGCTCAACCGCCCGGCCAAGTCGGTGGCCTGCCCGCCGCTGGGCCAGATGGTGACCTCCTCGGGGGAGGCCATCGCCCTGGACCGCCCCGTCCTGGTGGGTCGAGGGCCGGTGGCCTCCGACGTCGCCTCCGTGGCGGACGTGCCGGTGCGCACCCTGCAGATCCCCAGCCCCAACCAGCTGGTCTCCCGCAACCACATCCTCATCGAGCTGGATGCGTGGAGCGTGCTGGCCCAGGACCTGGGCAACTGCAACGGCACCATTCTCAACCGCGCCGGAGAGCCCTCTGTGCGGCTGGCGGCCTCCAACCCCGTGCTCCTGCGCAGCGGGGACGTGCTCGATCTAGGCGATGGCCAGACCCTCACCTTTGAGAATCTGCCCTGA
- a CDS encoding ABC-F family ATP-binding cassette domain-containing protein, producing the protein MAHLLGVEGLRIVVGSRILLDGVTLGIEDGTRVGVLGPNGAGKSTLLSALAARREPDGGRITRAGGAGVAMLDQADSIDPSATVRSAVHGRAAEHEWASQAAVRDIHAGLLADLDLDAPVGSLSGGQRRRVALAAVLTAPADILILDEPTNHLDVEAVDWLAGHLGRRFSGPRQAGALVAVTHDRWFLDAVCTHVWEVVPGVDPGGGRPQVPGRIETYDGGYAAYVLARAERARQAAVAAAKRDNLLRKELAWLRRGAPARTSKPRFRIAAAEALIADVPPPRDTVRLTAMATARLGKRVIDLEDVTVRYPQADGGEREVLRRVTWRTAPGQRVGIVGVNGAGKTTLLRLLEGTQEPSQGQVRRGATVAVAALSQSTHELDALADKRVVEAVSMVGERVSVGGQELTAAQLVERLGFTRQRAWTRVGEISGGERRRLQLLRLLMTEPNVLLLDEPTNDLDTDTLAAVEDILDSFPGTLVVVSHDRYLLERVTDHQMALLGDGDLRALPGGVEQYLELRRQAGFGAQAPAAGRSRAGGTGATGSTGVQGTTGTADGAPATAAGSGAAPGALRREAGKALARIERRMRRAESAIEELHARLEEVSADPSRVGELAELGREAAAAEAEHAALEEQWLEAAGAIEALESDR; encoded by the coding sequence ATGGCCCACCTGCTCGGCGTGGAGGGCCTGCGCATCGTCGTGGGCTCCCGGATCCTGCTCGACGGCGTGACCCTGGGCATCGAGGACGGCACCCGGGTGGGGGTGCTGGGCCCCAACGGCGCCGGCAAGTCCACCCTCCTGTCCGCCCTGGCCGCCCGTCGCGAGCCCGACGGCGGTCGCATCACCCGCGCCGGCGGGGCGGGCGTGGCCATGCTCGACCAGGCCGACAGCATCGACCCCTCCGCCACGGTGCGCAGCGCCGTCCATGGCCGGGCCGCGGAGCACGAGTGGGCCTCCCAGGCGGCCGTGCGCGACATCCACGCAGGACTGCTGGCCGATCTGGACCTCGACGCCCCGGTGGGGTCCCTCTCCGGCGGCCAGCGCCGCCGCGTCGCCCTGGCCGCCGTGCTCACCGCCCCGGCCGACATCCTCATCCTCGATGAGCCCACCAACCACCTCGACGTCGAGGCGGTGGACTGGCTCGCCGGCCACCTCGGCCGCCGCTTCAGCGGCCCGCGCCAGGCCGGGGCGCTGGTGGCCGTCACCCATGACCGCTGGTTCCTCGACGCCGTGTGCACCCATGTGTGGGAGGTCGTCCCCGGCGTCGACCCCGGGGGCGGGCGTCCCCAGGTGCCGGGCAGGATCGAGACCTACGACGGCGGGTACGCCGCCTACGTCCTGGCCCGGGCCGAGAGGGCCCGCCAGGCGGCCGTGGCCGCCGCCAAGCGGGACAACCTCCTGCGCAAGGAGCTGGCCTGGCTGCGGCGCGGCGCCCCCGCCCGCACCTCCAAGCCCCGCTTCCGCATCGCCGCCGCCGAGGCCCTCATCGCCGATGTCCCGCCCCCGCGCGACACGGTCAGGCTCACCGCCATGGCCACCGCGCGCCTGGGCAAGAGGGTCATCGACCTGGAGGACGTCACCGTGCGCTACCCGCAGGCCGACGGCGGCGAGCGCGAGGTGCTGCGCCGCGTGACCTGGCGCACGGCACCGGGGCAGCGGGTGGGCATCGTCGGGGTCAACGGCGCCGGCAAGACCACCCTGCTGCGGCTGCTGGAGGGCACCCAGGAGCCCAGCCAGGGGCAGGTGCGCCGCGGGGCGACCGTGGCGGTGGCCGCCCTGTCCCAGTCCACCCACGAGCTCGACGCCCTGGCCGACAAGCGCGTGGTCGAGGCGGTGTCCATGGTGGGGGAGCGGGTGAGCGTGGGCGGCCAGGAGCTCACCGCCGCCCAGCTCGTCGAGCGCCTGGGCTTCACCCGCCAGCGCGCCTGGACGCGCGTGGGGGAGATCAGCGGCGGGGAGCGCCGCCGCCTCCAGCTGCTGCGCCTGCTGATGACCGAGCCCAATGTGCTGCTCCTGGATGAGCCCACCAATGACCTGGACACCGACACCCTGGCCGCCGTGGAGGACATCCTGGACTCCTTCCCCGGCACGCTCGTCGTGGTCTCCCACGACCGCTACCTGCTGGAGCGGGTCACCGACCACCAGATGGCCCTGCTGGGCGACGGCGACCTGCGCGCCCTGCCCGGGGGCGTCGAGCAGTACCTGGAGCTGCGCAGGCAGGCCGGCTTCGGCGCGCAGGCGCCGGCAGCGGGTCGGAGCCGAGCTGGTGGCACCGGCGCGACGGGCTCCACCGGCGTCCAGGGCACCACCGGTACCGCTGACGGCGCCCCGGCCACTGCGGCCGGGAGCGGTGCGGCGCCCGGGGCGCTGCGGCGCGAGGCGGGCAAGGCCCTGGCGCGCATCGAGCGCAGGATGCGGCGGGCCGAGAGCGCCATCGAGGAGCTCCACGCCCGCCTGGAGGAGGTCTCCGCCGACCCCTCCCGGGTGGGCGAGCTCGCCGAGCTGGGGCGCGAGGCGGCGGCCGCCGAGGCCGAGCACGCCGCCCTGGAGGAGCAGTGGCTGGAGGCCGCCGGGGCCATTGAGGCACTCGAATCCGATCGCTGA
- a CDS encoding RDD family protein → MTTTTLPHTGASGSPGSSASAASARPVGGELRFASVGARLGAVVIDVIAGALGLVLLTLLFLLGAGQSPVISAASALVCVVLARGASLAVSGWSLGGRAAGVRLVSASTRRPSALGVFLRADITLIVMLPTLGLGGIALLRSVAADPQKRGWHDRTSGMMAIATRAKGRAASPQAEHQGRKAHRPAQEQAQGRDRDGSRDSARRPAVDAATAPRGRGPGASRHSAPSGPRPSPRPSPRPVAEQSADSAADSATESWTASSEHSWPRVTPLTTDPARAWHSEQPPASRTPEEPGRRAAGRGEEETASSWDSPTRPGKIGANPVTSQPMDARPAKEQPWQPRPEQAASPAAPPEAAEPQASRGPIPPRESLFAADRSFTASSSRHSDVAHTFDTASVLPAADRSTQALIDSVPWSSVPTSLDSTTMDSLPDQIRSAMQHDEQARGHGAAHSEFADTESLTPISASSPASPAGRHRSVNLLDPQEVPSAHGAGPRSSSAPEAPGGATPALGSAAPAEAPDLPRSISPGARPAPGASPLASPSPAGTGATPATPAASAWSGAGLHAAPTPHTASTGSSPVSASATASSAASASAASASRASSRSSHAASPAGSAASPASAPATPSPYAASPASHLAPPSSISAPYGGSRAARSAASASSAASAPQPASPAAPYAASHAAPTSHSASSAPARPHSHRAAQHRAPDAETPDSGAQDAQDRGSRAPRRPVPPTVEVPRVSRRRRASARSHQAPAAMPPTMPRPNTANPPLSVRLIPMTGGDPLIIHEPTVVGRDPDNISDYPGAERISLSDPTRSVSKTHAAIFPLLDGVWVTDLHSTNGTRVEGKDGSSLPATPEEPLAAMDGSTIFFGRIGFRVEVI, encoded by the coding sequence ATGACGACGACGACCCTTCCTCATACGGGTGCCTCCGGATCCCCTGGATCTTCAGCATCCGCGGCCTCCGCCCGCCCGGTGGGCGGCGAGCTGCGCTTCGCCTCGGTGGGGGCGCGCCTCGGGGCAGTGGTGATCGATGTCATCGCGGGCGCCCTGGGGCTGGTCCTCCTGACGCTACTCTTCCTGCTGGGAGCGGGGCAGTCCCCGGTCATCAGTGCGGCCAGCGCCCTGGTCTGCGTCGTGCTGGCGCGGGGCGCGTCCCTGGCGGTCAGTGGCTGGAGCCTGGGTGGGCGCGCGGCGGGGGTGCGTCTGGTCAGCGCCTCGACCCGCCGCCCCTCTGCGCTGGGAGTGTTCCTACGCGCCGACATCACCCTGATTGTGATGCTTCCCACACTGGGCCTGGGTGGGATCGCTCTCCTGCGCTCGGTGGCCGCCGACCCCCAGAAGCGCGGCTGGCATGACCGCACCTCGGGAATGATGGCGATCGCCACCCGGGCCAAGGGCCGGGCCGCCTCGCCCCAGGCTGAGCACCAGGGCCGGAAGGCCCACCGCCCCGCGCAGGAGCAGGCTCAGGGCAGGGATCGGGATGGGAGCCGGGATTCGGCCCGCAGGCCCGCCGTCGATGCCGCCACCGCCCCACGAGGGCGGGGGCCGGGAGCCTCCCGGCACTCCGCCCCCTCAGGGCCCCGGCCCAGTCCGCGGCCCAGTCCCCGGCCAGTGGCCGAGCAGTCGGCCGACTCAGCGGCCGATTCGGCGACCGAGTCCTGGACGGCGAGTTCGGAGCACTCCTGGCCCCGGGTCACCCCTCTCACCACGGATCCCGCTCGGGCCTGGCACTCCGAGCAGCCGCCGGCCTCCCGCACCCCCGAGGAGCCGGGGCGCCGCGCCGCCGGCCGGGGCGAGGAGGAAACCGCGTCATCGTGGGATTCTCCAACACGCCCGGGCAAGATCGGCGCAAACCCCGTAACATCGCAGCCGATGGACGCACGACCCGCCAAAGAACAGCCCTGGCAGCCCCGACCCGAGCAGGCCGCCTCTCCGGCGGCGCCGCCCGAGGCGGCTGAGCCTCAGGCATCACGTGGCCCTATTCCTCCACGCGAGAGCCTGTTCGCTGCTGACCGCAGTTTCACCGCGAGCAGCTCCCGCCATTCCGACGTGGCGCACACCTTCGACACCGCCAGTGTTCTTCCGGCGGCCGACCGCAGTACGCAGGCGCTCATCGACTCGGTGCCCTGGTCCTCGGTGCCCACGTCCCTGGACTCCACGACGATGGACTCCCTGCCCGATCAGATCCGCAGTGCCATGCAGCACGACGAGCAGGCGCGGGGCCACGGCGCCGCCCACTCGGAGTTCGCGGACACCGAGAGCCTGACGCCGATCTCGGCCTCCTCGCCGGCCAGCCCCGCCGGCCGGCACCGCAGCGTCAACCTGCTGGACCCCCAGGAGGTTCCCAGCGCCCACGGTGCCGGCCCCCGCTCCTCCTCGGCGCCCGAGGCCCCCGGCGGCGCCACGCCCGCGCTCGGGAGTGCGGCGCCGGCCGAGGCGCCGGATCTGCCCCGCTCCATCTCCCCGGGAGCGCGCCCGGCCCCCGGCGCCTCGCCCCTGGCCTCCCCCTCCCCGGCCGGCACGGGCGCCACCCCGGCGACGCCGGCCGCCTCGGCCTGGTCCGGCGCCGGGCTGCACGCGGCGCCCACGCCCCATACGGCCTCGACCGGCAGCTCGCCGGTGAGTGCCTCCGCCACTGCCTCCAGCGCGGCCTCGGCCAGTGCCGCCTCGGCCTCGCGCGCCTCCTCCCGGAGCTCGCATGCCGCCTCCCCGGCGGGCTCGGCCGCCTCCCCGGCCTCCGCACCAGCCACGCCCTCGCCCTATGCGGCCTCCCCGGCCTCGCATCTGGCACCGCCGTCCTCCATCTCGGCGCCCTACGGGGGCTCACGTGCGGCCCGCTCGGCCGCCTCGGCGTCGTCGGCCGCCTCGGCCCCGCAGCCCGCCTCCCCGGCGGCCCCCTACGCCGCCTCGCATGCGGCGCCCACCTCCCACTCCGCCTCCTCGGCGCCCGCACGCCCCCACTCCCACCGGGCGGCCCAGCACCGCGCCCCGGACGCCGAGACCCCGGACTCCGGTGCTCAGGACGCCCAGGATCGGGGCTCCCGCGCCCCGCGGCGCCCCGTGCCCCCGACGGTCGAGGTGCCCCGGGTCTCGCGGCGCCGTCGGGCCTCGGCCCGCTCCCACCAGGCGCCGGCCGCGATGCCCCCGACGATGCCCCGGCCCAACACGGCCAACCCGCCCCTGTCGGTGCGCCTCATCCCCATGACGGGTGGGGACCCGCTCATCATCCACGAGCCCACGGTGGTGGGCCGCGACCCGGACAACATCTCCGACTACCCGGGGGCCGAGCGGATCTCCCTGAGCGACCCGACGCGCTCGGTGTCCAAGACCCACGCCGCCATCTTCCCGCTGCTGGACGGCGTGTGGGTCACCGACCTGCACTCGACCAATGGCACCCGGGTGGAGGGCAAGGACGGGTCTTCCCTGCCCGCCACCCCCGAGGAGCCCCTGGCGGCCATGGATGGCTCGACCATCTTCTTCGGGCGCATCGGCTTCCGCGTCGAGGTCATCTGA
- a CDS encoding FHA domain-containing protein produces the protein MALGACALLIAVMTLMMARTGASPGGLIAGVRLRRVGDPTAAPGWAAVAHVAFVLLAFVPTAGVVALALWARSIMLGEHRTWFDRMAGTVFLSSRASSGVTCSLVFDGAVIPVSGPLVLGRRPSPLRDHPGAQLVAVLQGDDSVSKTHVLVLPAPDGVYITDLGSTNGTHIESDTGVRRLAAGQQGHVGRGRQAYLGDGVCVVR, from the coding sequence GTGGCCCTGGGCGCCTGCGCCCTGCTCATCGCTGTGATGACTCTCATGATGGCCCGTACCGGGGCCTCCCCGGGCGGGCTGATCGCCGGCGTGCGGCTACGGCGTGTGGGGGACCCCACGGCCGCCCCGGGCTGGGCGGCCGTGGCCCATGTCGCCTTCGTGCTCCTGGCCTTCGTGCCCACGGCCGGAGTAGTGGCGCTGGCGCTGTGGGCGCGCAGCATCATGCTCGGGGAGCACCGCACCTGGTTCGATCGGATGGCCGGGACGGTCTTCCTGTCCTCCCGGGCCTCCTCGGGGGTGACCTGCTCCCTGGTCTTCGACGGCGCTGTGATTCCTGTCTCCGGGCCTCTGGTCCTAGGCCGGCGCCCTTCACCCCTCCGCGATCATCCCGGCGCCCAGCTCGTCGCCGTTCTGCAAGGCGATGACTCGGTATCCAAGACCCACGTGCTCGTCCTGCCCGCCCCAGATGGTGTGTACATCACAGATCTGGGCTCCACGAACGGCACGCATATAGAGAGCGATACGGGCGTTCGCCGTCTCGCTGCCGGGCAGCAGGGTCACGTGGGCCGCGGACGGCAGGCATACTTGGGTGACGGAGTATGCGTCGTCCGTTGA
- a CDS encoding serine/threonine-protein kinase, protein MLEPHGTPPVIAGFTYLSDLGAGGYSTVYLFEQQMPRREVAVKVMNADVEDRTASRFESEANLMARVSSHPAILSIYGAGVSTDGHPFLVMEYCPPPQLGAILREGPLNVPESLSTAIQIAGAVETAHRAGIVHRDIKPANILFTTYRRPVLSDFGISAMSGPEGSEELRGMSVPWAPPEQLVGMRSANPASDVYSLGATTFAMLTGRSPFEFDGVPDVYELSRRIVKDPLPPLGRQDAPPSLHRVLSVAMDKNPDSRYPTALAFARALQQVQAELDLPITTVDLFHEADTAATRSARTEEDDEATHMGVFSRVEVTSDGIAMRVDDPPAAHSPASSQYRGREAEEEAELAEPGRLRIVIGGMLVIALVVIIGAMGWAKLRGGAEPPSTFETIAPPAVSPVEAEVAPPTGLEGRVNEDGSVVFTWQAPSEDWSGRYLYRQVIAGQDTPLESTKDTSVTVEGDLGRTCLEVYSLREDGKSSSSVTACVEG, encoded by the coding sequence ATGCTGGAGCCGCACGGGACGCCCCCGGTCATCGCGGGCTTCACCTATCTCAGCGACCTCGGGGCGGGGGGCTACTCGACGGTATACCTGTTCGAGCAGCAGATGCCCCGCCGCGAGGTCGCTGTCAAGGTGATGAACGCCGATGTGGAGGACAGGACGGCCAGCCGCTTCGAGTCCGAGGCCAACCTCATGGCCCGGGTCTCCTCGCACCCGGCCATCCTGTCCATCTACGGGGCGGGGGTCTCCACCGATGGCCACCCCTTCCTGGTCATGGAGTACTGCCCCCCGCCCCAGCTCGGGGCGATCCTGCGGGAGGGGCCGCTTAACGTCCCCGAGTCCCTGTCCACCGCGATCCAGATCGCCGGCGCCGTGGAGACCGCGCACCGCGCGGGCATCGTCCACCGGGATATCAAGCCGGCCAACATCCTGTTCACCACCTACCGCCGCCCGGTGCTCTCCGACTTCGGCATCTCGGCCATGAGCGGCCCGGAGGGCTCCGAGGAGCTGCGGGGCATGAGCGTGCCCTGGGCCCCGCCCGAGCAGCTGGTGGGCATGCGCTCGGCCAACCCCGCCTCGGACGTCTACTCCCTGGGCGCCACCACCTTCGCCATGCTCACGGGCCGCAGCCCCTTCGAGTTCGACGGCGTCCCCGACGTCTATGAGCTCTCCCGCCGCATCGTCAAGGACCCCCTGCCTCCCCTGGGGCGCCAGGACGCGCCCCCCTCCCTCCACCGGGTGCTCTCGGTGGCCATGGACAAGAACCCCGACTCCCGCTACCCCACGGCCCTGGCCTTCGCGCGCGCCCTGCAGCAGGTCCAGGCCGAGCTCGACCTGCCCATCACCACCGTCGACCTGTTCCACGAGGCGGACACCGCAGCGACGCGCAGCGCCCGCACGGAGGAGGACGACGAGGCCACCCACATGGGCGTCTTCAGCCGCGTGGAGGTCACCAGCGACGGCATCGCCATGCGCGTGGACGACCCGCCCGCGGCCCACTCCCCGGCCTCCTCCCAGTACCGGGGCCGTGAGGCCGAGGAGGAGGCGGAGCTGGCCGAGCCCGGCCGCCTGCGCATCGTCATCGGCGGGATGCTGGTCATCGCCCTGGTGGTCATCATCGGCGCCATGGGCTGGGCCAAGCTGCGTGGCGGCGCGGAGCCGCCCAGCACCTTCGAGACCATCGCCCCGCCGGCCGTCAGCCCTGTCGAGGCCGAGGTGGCCCCGCCCACCGGCCTGGAGGGGAGGGTCAACGAGGACGGCTCGGTGGTGTTCACCTGGCAGGCGCCCAGCGAGGACTGGAGCGGCCGCTACCTGTACCGGCAGGTCATTGCCGGGCAGGACACCCCCCTGGAGTCCACCAAGGACACCTCCGTCACCGTGGAGGGAGACCTGGGGCGCACCTGCCTGGAAGTCTACAGCCTGCGCGAGGACGGGAAGTCCTCCAGCTCGGTGACCGCCTGCGTCGAGGGCTGA